The nucleotide window TGGAGGTGAATTGGATTTGCGTATCTCTCCCAGTAAAAGATTTGTTGTGCTGGATAATATTATAAAAGGTTATGTAGAAGACGGAGTTGAAAAAATATTGCATGAAAATTATCTGTGTGATATAATAGACCTTGAACAAAGTACTGTCGTTGTTGGCAGTATGCAAACACATTGTGGAGGAGAGTGGGATGAAGATGACAGGTGGGTAGATGGAGGTAAAATTATCTTTGATGGTAGTTTGTTGAAGAAGAAATAGATATGATAAATATAGTTGATAAACGCTGAGTACTTCTTGAAATTAGTTGGTATATGGACTACTGATGGTGAAAATTTGCCAGAAATTAAGGTCAAAGTTGAAGATATATTTTCATGGCAATTGTCTAAAAGAATAAGATGCATCAACGAGGTTGTTTTTAAAATAAAAATTAATAAAAACTGACGGCATTACAAAAAAATAAGGCATCCCATCACAGGATGCCTTATTTTTTGTAATTTCTAATATTCGAAAATGTAAAGAGCCCGGGGGCCGAAGGTCATTTCGGGAGCAAAGGCGATCATGTCTCCCGAAAGAATATCGTGCAGACGGGTGACATTTTTCAGTATTTCCCCGTAGCGGTTCATGGTAACGGTAATTTCACGGTCGTTACCGTTCATAATTACCAATACATGTTTATTTCCGTAACTCCGTTGGTATACATACAATCCGTTAGTGGGCATAAAATGCAGTAATTTTCCTTTCGCTAAGACTTCGTTTCCTTTTCTCCATTTTAGTAAAGCTCTTATAAAATTAAACGCTTCGTTTTGCATGGGGGTACGGTCTGCCGCTATAAAATCATTTACTTTGTCTCCGGGGAATCCTCCGGGGAAATCGAGACGTATCAATCCGTCGCTTTCTTTTTTACTTCCGTGCATGAGTATTTCCGTTCCGTAGTAAATTTGTGGTACGCCCCGGGTTGTAAGCAAAAATGCGATGGCTTGTTTAAAGAATCCCAGGTTTTTGGGCATCGATAGTAGAAAACGGTCGGTATCGTGGTTGTCGAGGAAGGTAAGTACCGACATCGGATCAGGGTACATAAAATCCATCGCTAATTTGTCGTACACGAGATTGAGTCCAGTCCAGGCATCGGTTTGTGCGGTGAACGCATCTCGTACGATTCCCTGTAAAGGAAAATCCATAACACTTTTCAGGTTCGAATTTCTTTTTGTATCGAGAATCGAATTTTTTTGCCAATAGGCGGCTCCTGCTTCGGTATTATACCAGCATTCACCTACGATATTGAAATGCGGATATTCATGCATTACATCCTTACACCATTTCGACATACTATCGAAAAAAACATACGGATGGGTATCCATGCGTATGCCGTCTATACCGGCATATTCTATCCACCATATACTGTTTTGAGTGAGGTATTTCATCAGGTGCGGATTATGCTGGTTGAGGTCGGGCATTGTTTCTACAAACCATCCCTTGTCGGTAATATCCTTATCGTATTGAGATACATACGGATCGAAATGAGGGGTGAGGCGGTATGAGGTTTGTACATAACCATCCGGAAAATTAAACCAATTATGCCAAGGGCGATCGAGAAACCAGATATGTTCGCTGCCGCAGTGATTGAAAATCATATCCATGACCACTTTCATACCCCTGTCATGACATTTTTGTATGAGGCCTTTGTAATATTCGTTTGTCCCGAACCTCGGATCTACTTTGTAGTAATCGGTGGTTGCATAACCATGGTATGATCCGCCCGGCATATCGTTTTCGAGGACCGGATTCAGCCAGATAGCGGTAACGCCGAGGTCTTGTAAGTAATCGAGATGTTTTTCTATTCCCTGAAGATCGCCTCCGTGCCTGGCATTGGGATCATTACGGTTAACCGGAGAAGGGAAACGCATACTTTTTATGACATTCGTTTTCGGATCTCCATCGGCAAAACGGTCGGGCATGATAAGATACAGTACGTCTGAGGCATCGAATCCGGCTCGTTCCTCAGGATGTTTTTCTCTCTTATGCAATGTATAGCGATAGGTATATTTTTCTTTTCCTTTATTGAATTTCAAATCAAAAGTTCCCGGTTGTGCAACATCCGATACATTCAGGTAAAGAAACAGATAATTGGGGCTTTCAGCCTTTACAATACTGTCGAGTCTTACACCCGGATAGTCTAATGTAACACTGGCATCCCCGATACCTGGGCCGTAAACCATGATTTGTAACTCTTTTTCCTGCATACCTGTCCACCAGAATGCAGGATCGATACGGTTTATTTTCAGGGCAGTAAATCCCGGAGTCGTAACGAAAGCGATTATTAAAAATAGGAGGATTCTTTTCATATCGTTTAATTTTCTGAAATTTAGTCGTTTTTAGGGAAAACAGCCGGCGGGAACAGTCGGATAAACGAACTGTCTTTGGCTTTTCGTAAACGTATTGCGTCGATAAATGCACGATTTATTTCTCCATTCATATTTTCATTTTGAGAGGGATTAAACCGTATCGATATTCGATTTTGATCGGGACCGAAGGCTACGGTTACCGGATTGGAGTAACCCCAGTTCGACCATTCGTCTTTTCCTCGCTGAGGCATTACCAATGGCCCGGCCAGCTGTCCGTTTACATAAAGCGAGCGAATGGCACAGGCGTTTTGCGTATTGATAGGACCGCTACCATTACTATACCTTACATCTATATACCAGCATCCCGGTTGGGGGATATGAATGGGGATATCGATTCTCACATTTTTTGTTTTTGTTATTTCGATAAATCCTTTTCCCGAATATCCCTGATAATTCGATTTTTCGATGGGTGCGTATTGTTCCGCTTCGAGAATAATTTCTTGGTTTTCAGGCAAAATGGTGATAGGCATACCGGTAAATCCCGTTAGGTTTCGTATATTGGTAGCCGTTATAGCGATACGTGTAAATTGTGAAATATCGGGTAACGGGTATATCGGGTTTTGTATATCACCTTGTTTTTTCCCGTCGATCCAGAGTGTATATCGGTTTTCGTTGGAAAAATTATCGATAATTACGGAATCTTTATCGGTAGAAAGTCTCAGAAGAGTTGTTGCTGGCATAAATTCTACCGGTTGCATATTGATAGACCGGTCTTTTTTATCATTATCGGACAAGGCGATATCGATATGATGTTTTCCCGTAAGGGTGGCGGGGAAAACATGTTTGCGCGACGAATGCCCGTCGATACTAAATTTTTCGATATGATTTCCCGTTCCGATGATACTCATGCTCAGTGTCGTATTTCGATATTTGAAATTGTCGATGGTCTTTTTACCAGGCATCGATGACGGAACGAAAGGAGTGAAATGAATGCCATCGGGTTCGAATTGCATTCCGAAATATAACCGGTAAATCATAGCAATGTTTCCCGAAAGACTCCAAAGCATTTTATCCGAATTAACGGCCGATCCTTTGAAATCACCGGTAGAAGCGACAAACAATTCCTTATTAGTCGTAAATAGAGCAGCTGCACGATATAAAGCTCCCAGTCCTGTA belongs to Coprobacter tertius and includes:
- a CDS encoding glycoside hydrolase family 13 protein, which produces MKRILLFLIIAFVTTPGFTALKINRIDPAFWWTGMQEKELQIMVYGPGIGDASVTLDYPGVRLDSIVKAESPNYLFLYLNVSDVAQPGTFDLKFNKGKEKYTYRYTLHKREKHPEERAGFDASDVLYLIMPDRFADGDPKTNVIKSMRFPSPVNRNDPNARHGGDLQGIEKHLDYLQDLGVTAIWLNPVLENDMPGGSYHGYATTDYYKVDPRFGTNEYYKGLIQKCHDRGMKVVMDMIFNHCGSEHIWFLDRPWHNWFNFPDGYVQTSYRLTPHFDPYVSQYDKDITDKGWFVETMPDLNQHNPHLMKYLTQNSIWWIEYAGIDGIRMDTHPYVFFDSMSKWCKDVMHEYPHFNIVGECWYNTEAGAAYWQKNSILDTKRNSNLKSVMDFPLQGIVRDAFTAQTDAWTGLNLVYDKLAMDFMYPDPMSVLTFLDNHDTDRFLLSMPKNLGFFKQAIAFLLTTRGVPQIYYGTEILMHGSKKESDGLIRLDFPGGFPGDKVNDFIAADRTPMQNEAFNFIRALLKWRKGNEVLAKGKLLHFMPTNGLYVYQRSYGNKHVLVIMNGNDREITVTMNRYGEILKNVTRLHDILSGDMIAFAPEMTFGPRALYIFEY